One segment of Asterias rubens chromosome 2, eAstRub1.3, whole genome shotgun sequence DNA contains the following:
- the LOC117306964 gene encoding probable protein BRICK1-B has product MSRMRNAPQSTVQQQIQDDWVNREYIEVITTNIKKIADFLNSFDTSCRSRLAMLNEKLTSLERQIEYLEARVTKGETLT; this is encoded by the exons ATGTCTCGAATGCGAAATGCACCTCAGTCAACAGTCCAGCAACAAATCCAAGACGACTGGGTGAACAGAGAATATATCGAAGTCATCACAACAAACATCAAAAAGATTGCAGATTTTCTCAATTCGTTTG ATACCTCCTGTAGATCAAGATTAGCGATGCTGAATGAAAAACTGACATCGTTGGAGAGGCAAATCGAATATCTGGAAGCGAGA GTCACAAAAGGAGAAACTTTGACATGA